From one bacterium genomic stretch:
- a CDS encoding MqnA/MqnD/SBP family protein, giving the protein MIIRLGHSPDSDDAFMFWGLATGQIETPLKFEHILEDIQTLNDWAKIGKLEVSAISVHAFAYVSDKYALLRHGGSFGDGYGPMLIARENIPLDKLNSYTIAIPGLLTSAYLALSLFHPGLKTVVMDFDEIMPAVKKGTVDIGLIIHEGQLTHKNEDLVTLVDLGKWWKEDTGGLPLPLGVNVVRKDLGEKVITEASRALRASIQTSLDNRQQALDYALSFARGMDRQIADQFVGMYVNGLTCDMGERGLTAIKTFLTRATKAGLVPPVDIEAIE; this is encoded by the coding sequence ATGATTATTCGCTTAGGACACAGCCCGGATTCAGATGACGCATTTATGTTTTGGGGACTTGCAACCGGTCAGATTGAAACCCCTCTCAAGTTCGAACATATTCTAGAAGATATTCAAACCCTCAATGATTGGGCTAAGATTGGTAAGCTTGAGGTGAGTGCGATTTCAGTCCATGCTTTTGCTTATGTTTCCGATAAATATGCTCTTCTTCGACATGGCGGCAGCTTTGGTGATGGATATGGCCCGATGCTTATCGCCCGAGAAAATATCCCCCTCGACAAGCTAAATAGTTACACAATCGCCATCCCAGGTCTTTTGACAAGCGCTTACCTTGCTCTGAGCCTCTTTCACCCAGGCCTTAAAACTGTCGTAATGGATTTTGATGAGATCATGCCCGCCGTCAAAAAAGGCACTGTTGATATCGGTCTTATCATCCATGAAGGGCAACTCACACATAAGAATGAGGATCTGGTCACCCTTGTTGATTTAGGCAAATGGTGGAAAGAAGATACCGGAGGCTTACCTCTCCCCCTCGGCGTCAATGTTGTAAGAAAAGACTTAGGCGAGAAAGTAATTACTGAAGCCTCCCGAGCTCTTCGCGCCAGCATTCAAACAAGTCTTGATAATCGTCAACAAGCGCTTGATTATGCCTTAAGTTTCGCCCGTGGTATGGATCGCCAAATCGCCGACCAATTCGTAGGTATGTACGTTAATGGTTTAACCTGCGATATGGGCGAGCGAGGACTAACAGCTATTAAAACTTTCTTAACCCGCGCAACCAAAGCCGGCCTCGTTCCACCAGTAGATATCGAAGCAATCGAATAG